AACCTTCTTGAGATGATAAATGAGTAGAATAACAAACAGTTTACAAAATATCGTGCTCTAGTAGGATGAGTAGAGTATCAAGTGTTGACCAATCCGGAGGAACTTTAGCAGGACATCCAGTGGTCAAGTCTATGTGTATGGATCACGAGAGGGCCTTCACTGGCCATTCAAGTCCCTAAGTGAGGGTCACGACAATAACGTCTTGCTCAGAGTGCGATAATAGATTTTTGGTAACCCCGTGCTCTCATGATTCGAGTTTCGTTAGCTGGCAACTTTTAGGGATATTACGCGGATTATTCATAAAGGACCTCTAGACGCCACTCAGGGCCATAAGAAAGGGTAACGataattttctataactcaGAGTACGTTAAtaaaaagctttgaaaagcCGCGTTCTTCTATggtaagtttcatgaattgaacatttctacggatgttccagatcttagAAAGGACCTCCGGTGGCTACTCAAGTACACAAGGATGGTTTCAATCGTATCAATGAACGTTCATTTCACATTTTATTTCTGATTCACTCAACACGCACAACTAAAATGCTGGCATCTCTTctcaaaaagaaaacaaaagcgACAATGCCACTCATTGAATGAACACAATACACACGTCATCGTCTGTCAACCACACCCGCATTCATCACTACTTGCTTCTGCCGTTCCGCGAGTCATTCATCGGCTTTGTTTGACCAGTTATCATCACTTCACAATCCGATTCAGCATTAGGCACCGAATTGTCCGATAGGATCAGCTCGCGATTGCGTGGtgaaaactaaattaaaatGGCACGGAAGGGAATTTCGCAGAAAGATAAGATTCTCCAAATAGTGGAGCAAATACAAGAGGGCGAACTCATTATATACAAATGTGCAGTGGATGTCGATTGTGTCCCGAAATGCAGTtatgcacaaaaaaaaacttttttggcCAGTAACTTTAAACGGCACCTCCAAACATCCCATCCAGATGCCTACAAAGGGCTGAACCTGGATGATAAACCAGAAGAAGAATCTGCCCCAAAGAAGCCGAAGGGTGCCAAACTGCTGGTTGACCTAGAAAAAAGAGACTGCTATTTAGGATTGTTACAACTAGTAACAATTAACAATTTACCGTTCAGCTTCATCGAATGGATTGGCTCAAAAACATTGATACATCCTGTGTTGAACGCAATCAGGGAACAAGTGGACACGTCATCGCGTTGCGGCTTTCGTTAAAGCAGCCGCGGCAACCATCCGCGAAATTTTGCGATCCCGAATGCAAAAACGAATGTTGAGTTTAAAAATCGACTCCGCGTCGCGTCGTGGCAGGGCCATTTTTGGAATCAACGCTCAGTATGCTGATGAAGACGGCCAAGTACGGATCAGACACCTAGGTAAGTTTGAAATCTATTTTTGTGTGTAATGGCACAGGATTTTCTTAATTTACTAACAGTTAAATAAATTGTCACTATCTGTAGCTGTGCGCGAGATGAACGAGCGACAAACCAAGGAAAATTTGTCAAACGTAATACTCGAAGAGCTGAATGATCTCGGATTGGACATCAATCACATATTCGCCATTGCTCATGACAACGGCGCCAATATGTGCGCAAGTGTCAAGCTTTTGAAAGCTCTATCGAAACCTGGATCAGAAGACGAAGCTGCTCTAAACAGCATGTTACCAGCCGAATTCGAGCTATTGGAACAATACGACAGGGAGCAAAGCCTATTGATGCCAGATGAGGAAAACCTTGGTCTGATGAGCATGCTGCCCGCTGAGTTTGCCGAATTCGACTCTGATGACGCCCAAGAAGCAGACGTAAAGGTAAAAGAAGAACACAACAAGCAAAGCACTACCGAACAACAGGAAGACACAAACGATTTCGAGAACGAGAAAGATGGAACATCTGACATCCTTGTCAATGACGACGATTCAGAAGAGCCAGTTATTCTGGACAGCATCAGGTGTGGTGCTCATACGGCGCAATTGGTCGCATACGATGTCATTAAGCTGCACAATAAGAGGCTGGGTCAAATCAACAAAATTTGTCAAAAGATGCATCATAAGACTAGCAGGGAGCTTTTTGTTCTGCACAAAATTGCTCTGCCACCGAAAGTCAATGAAACCCGTTGGGGCGTCTGGTTTATCGTTTTACGGTATCTTCAGGTATTAAGATCAAAGCCCTTTCTTGCAACTTTGCAGAACCACGACTCGACGCTTGGTAAGTATTTTTGCTAAAACAATTCTGGAGATCGATTTAAATAGATCCTATCGCCATTCGTCAATATAAACTTCGatcagttttattttattactagCAAACGTTGTCCCTATTGCCATTGTGGCATGTGGAGGCGTGAAAATTGACAATTGTTGAGCTTATTTCAGCATTGCCctctaaacttttttttattccgaTCCTAATGAATTTCTCCCAACTCATCAGCATTTCAGTACCTATTTGCcaagttttcttatttttttagaaaattttccTAACTTTCTCTACATTTAACCTTTCCGTCTccgacgtctgtttttaagggctttcaaaaatctaaactgctgtaaaatcCGCATTtattgaccgattctttcgcaacaaattgcattccatccggatggatcgaTTTATACTATTCAaggctatccacagtacggttccagaattattacaGATTCcattggggtcagttgtccccggaataagtggccatctacattttttttaaatttacacgggatggccattttctaaatcgattcaaaataggtcgtgcgacacttcaaacttcatgattttacaaagaaaTTATGGAATAATATTTTTGGAGTTCCTGGCTCCTATGGGAATCCATATGGCCatatcggtcacaatccgggaacCCACGGAACGGccgttttcaaaattgattcaaaataggtcgtgcgatacttcaaacttcaagattttacaaagcaattatgggaatgatatttttgggttcCTGGCCCCTCTCGGAATCAAtgtggccacatcggtcacatcCAGGGGACCTTCGATATggacattttcaaaattgattcaaaataggtcgtgcgacacttcaaacttcatgattttacaaagaaattatgggaatgatattttcaggcccactcggattcaatccggtcaCATCGGTCATGATCCGAGGAACCaaggaatggccattttctaaattgattcaaaataggtcgtgcgacacttcaaacttcatgattgtacaaagcaattatgggaatgatatttttggtgTTACTGGACCACTCAGTTCAATCCAACCACATCGGCCACAATCCTGGGACGTACGATATGGCGTTGTGtactaaattgattcaaaataggtcgtgcgatacttcaaacttcaagattttacaaagcaattatgggaatgacattttcagggttcctggcccactcgtaTTCAATCGGTCGTATCGGTTGTAGTCCGGGGACCCACGGagtggccattttctaaattatttcaaaataggtcgtgcgataccttaaacttcatgatttcacaaagcaaagatgggaataatatttttagggtttctggcccactcggattcaatccggccacaacGGTCACAATCCAGGGACCCACTGAACGGCCGTTTTctaaatcgattcaaaataggtcgtgcaacaactcaaacttcatgatattacaaagcaattatgggaatgatattttagggttcctggcccctCTCGGAATCAATGTGGCCACGTCGGTCACATCGGTCATGATCCGAGGAACCaaggaatggccattttctaaattgattcaaaataggtcgtgcgacacttcaaacttcatgattgtacaaagcaattatgggaataatatttttagggttactggcccactcggattcaatccaaCCACATCGGCCACAATCCTGGGACGTACGATATGGCGTTGTGtactaaattgattcaaaataggtcgtgcgacacttcaaacttcataattttacaaagaaattataggaatgatattttcagggTTTCTGGCTCACTCGGATTCAACCCGGTCACATCGGTCGTTATCCGGGGACCCACGGagtggccattttctaaaataattcaaaataggtcgtgcgatacttcaaacttcatgattgtacaaagaaattattggaataatattttcagggttcctggcccactcggattcaatccaaccacatcggtcacaatcctgGGACGTACGATATGGCTATgtcctaaattgattcaaaataggtcgtgcgatacttcaaacttcaaaattttacaaagcaattatgggaatgatattttcagggttcctggcccactcggattcaatccggtcaCATCGGTCGTTATCCGGGGACCCACGGagtggccattttctaaaaagATTCATAATAGGTCGTGCGatacttcaaacttcatgattgtacaaagaaattattggaataatattttcagggttcctggcccactcggattcaatccggtcaCATCGGTCATGATCCGAGGAATCaaggaatggccattttctaaattgattcaaaataggtcgtgcgacacttcaaacttcatgattgtacaaagcaattatgggaataatatttttagggttactggcccactcggattcaaccCAGCCATATCGGTCACAATCCTGGAACCTAcgatatggccattttctaaattgattcaaaataggttgtgcgatacttcaaacttcatgattgtgTAAACCAataatgggaatgatatttccAGGGTTACTGGCCCACTCTGATTCAACCCGGTCACATCGGTCGTTATCCGGGGTCCCACGGagtggccattttctaaaatgtttcataataggtcgtgcgatacttcaaacttcatgattgtaCAAAGAaattatgggaatgatatttttagagttcctggcccactcggattcaatccggtcaCATCGGTCTTGATCCGAGGAATCAAGGTATggacattttctaaattgattcaaaataggtcgtgcgacacttcaaacttcatgattgtgtaaagcaataatgggaatgatattttcagggttcctggcccactcggattcaaccCGGTCACATCGGTCGTTATCCGGGGACCCACGGagtggccattttctaaaatgtttcaaaataggtcgtgcgatacttcaaacttcttgattgtacaaagcaatgatgggaatgatatttttagggttactggcccactcggattcaatccggtcaCATCGGTCTTGATCCGAGGAATCAAGGAATggacattttctaaattgattcaaaataattttttgttttgcgGATTTTTGTCGAGCTGCaagaataaaaactgagtgtgtaggtcctccggattatAGCCAATGCAGCCAGactgaatccgagtgggccaggaatcGTAAAAATATCTTTTCCATAATTGCTTTTtacaatcatgaagtttgaagtgtcgcacgacctattttgaatcaatttagaaaatggccatatcgTAGGTTTCCCGGATTGTGGCCGATGTaaccggattgaatccgagtggatcaagaaccctaaaaatattatTCTCATCACAGCTTTGtacaatcatgaagtttgatgcgTCGCAAGACCAATTTTGAATCAAATAAGAAAATTGCCATTCCGTAAGTcttccggattgtggccggaatggatccgagtgggtcaggaactctaaaaatatcattcccataattgctttgtaaaatcatgaagtttgaggtgtcgcacgacctattttggatcgatttagaaaatggccattccgtgggTCCCCGGTTGTAAccaatgtggccagattgaatctgagtgggccaggaacctaaaaatatcattcccatcattgctttgtaaaatcatgaagtttgaggtgtcgcacgacctactTTTGAATCGATTGAGAAAATGACCATTCCGTGGGTCCTCGGATGTGGCCGTATTTAATccagtgggccaggaaccctaaaataacattcccatcattgttttgtgaaattaTGGAGTTTGAGATGTCACACAACCTGTTTTAACTTAAATTAGTAAATGTCTACTTTTTCCAGGGACAACTGACGCCaatggaatctggaataattctggaaccatACTAGTATGCATCGAAAATTGGGATCcaccggatggaatgcaacttgttgcgaaagaatcgatcaagaaatgcggttttacagcagtttagatttttgaaagcccttaaaacaGACGTCAGGGACGAAAAGGTTAAACACAGTTGCTCCACAGACAAATCGAACCGTACTTACCTCTCAGATCGGTCCATACGTTCGTAAGTCATATTGCTTTAAAGGGAATATATATATGTAGATATAGTTTCAGATGCTacaaattatgaaataaaataatcaaattttataTCGACTAATGGAGATAGGACCTGTTTAAATCGAACGCCAGAATATTACTGGAAATGATAACTAGTTTCACGATCTATTTCCGCaatgcatttttaaatttaaagttGCATTGTTCACTTATATCGTCCTTATAATTCACTTCTTGACAGATTTAAGCCAACATTGGAAATTTATCGACCGCTTTTGCGAAGCTTTTGAGCCAATTTATGTATTGACACTCAAACTGCAAAAAGACCACGTTCCACTGTCTGATTTTTACGCTGACTGGCTGGTATGCCAAGCTAAGTTGAACGCTATTAAGAAACAGGGAAATACACTGGCAGCCAAGTTGCATACATCCATGCAAAAAAGAGTTGAGAAACTTCGCTCAAGCATGGCTTTCAAAGCCAGCTTGTACCTTGATCCACGTTTCAACTTTGCTGGATCCGCCCGCTTGACTCCAGAAGAAAAGAGAGAGGCACAGGTACATATATATTtcatatacacccaggttttttttacgcggttggaattcattgtTTTCTCGGTTAaactgaactttcacagctttttaaataccccttgaattttctttgattttttgtgatttttttcttggggttaactaattgcttcattgacgctgaaggtctttatcgaccaaaaccaaaccgtgtaaaaacctgggtgtatatagTTTCTGTaaagaaaacattaaaaaatgcaaatattaATTTTAGGAATATCTCATCGCACTAAGCAACCGACTCGATGTACTGGAAGGTTTACAAGAGGAACTATGTACAGATGATGGAGAGGCAAGTACTAGTGGTTTTGTGGAGGATTACTTGATGGATTTCTTCAACGAagcaagtaatgatactgcgtcATCCAGCTCAGAGAAAAGAGCAGCGAACGAATCGCTTCGCGACGAGTTGTCCAAGCTTGAAAAACGAAATAAAGTTAACATCACAGTCAACATGCCACCTCCTTCAAGCTCCAACACCAGCGGCCACCAGTTCCCCAGTGCCGCGGACAACAATCAACCAAGCACATCTAAGGCCCAACCTGCTCCAGCGGCTAGCGAatcctctacgcgtttcgataTTCTTCAATATTGGAAAAAACGTAAGTTCTCCAGTCCACGGCTGTATCGCCTAGCAATGGTAGTTTTGGCTGCACCATCGACGCAAGTGACAGTAGAACGCCTATTCAGTCAACTCAAATACATATTGACTGATAGACGCATGCAGCTCTACGGCGTATCTGTTCACGATATTATGATTCTAAAGATGAATCCGGATTTGCTGATTGAGGTTGTCGAAACACTCCTTGAGCATCACGCTATTTAATTCAACTACGCTATCCATTTGTTTAACAGTTGATTTTTTCTTTACAattgttttttcaatgaacaccTATATTTGAAGAAGAAAAGTACATATAAAGTCTGCATAAGTCAAAATGCACAGACGATTGCAAGCTTTGCAGAAGTTTGAACTCATGAAATATAAATATGATGAATATCACCATTCGAAACGCATTTTTGattattcatttattatcaCTTTTTACTTCGCCAGACTCCTTCTGATGCTCACAAAATATGTTAGTTTCATCCTCATCCAATCGATCCACTTTTATCCCGCATGCACACTAGGGTCATGCACAAATAACGTTAAAGTTTTAAGGAGTGATGGATTCACGAAATACGATGACGCAAACAAAACTTTCAGGCGGTTCTTACAAAAAGGTGACAAAGAGGGAAAAACCgttttaaatgtgcaaattttgATTTGACGTAATTTGTGAATCACCCCGAACCGTGCCTCTCTCCTTCAAACCAATTTATGTTTCACCGACTAAAACCGAAGGACATCTATGAGAGCACGAGGCGTTAAATTGGCCCACTAGATCACTTCTCTTTGCTAAATTACGTCATGCACAAATTACGTAGCATTTTAGGGGGAGGAAGTGTCTGAGATTTTGTGATCGGCCATGTATAAAGAATAGGAAAATGCTCTACTATGGAGTAGGGGGAGTCGAAAACCACAAAAAAGCAACGTCATTTGTGCATGAGCCCTAACGGTCGCTTATGATCTTGAAAAGACTTAAGCCTGAGCCGT
The nucleotide sequence above comes from Armigeres subalbatus isolate Guangzhou_Male chromosome 3, GZ_Asu_2, whole genome shotgun sequence. Encoded proteins:
- the LOC134220161 gene encoding uncharacterized protein LOC134220161, with the protein product MNERQTKENLSNVILEELNDLGLDINHIFAIAHDNGANMCASVKLLKALSKPGSEDEAALNSMLPAEFELLEQYDREQSLLMPDEENLGLMSMLPAEFAEFDSDDAQEADVKVKEEHNKQSTTEQQEDTNDFENEKDGTSDILVNDDDSEEPVILDSIRCGAHTAQLVAYDVIKLHNKRLGQINKICQKMHHKTSRELFVLHKIALPPKVNETRWGVWFIVLRYLQVLRSKPFLATLQNHDSTLDLSQHWKFIDRFCEAFEPIYVLTLKLQKDHVPLSDFYADWLVCQAKLNAIKKQGNTLAAKLHTSMQKRVEKLRSSMAFKASLYLDPRFNFAGSARLTPEEKREAQEYLIALSNRLDVLEGLQEELCTDDGEASTSGFVEDYLMDFFNEASNDTASSSSEKRAANESLRDELSKLEKRNKVNITVNMPPPSSSNTSGHQFPSAADNNQPSTSKAQPAPAASESSTRFDILQYWKKHACSSTAYLFTIL